TTCCAGGGAGTTTGTTGTCGCATGCTCCACTGATAAACGCTTTAAGTGGCCTAAGGGGCCTTACGTCGTCCTAAAGAGCGGGGACACTGTTGTCGGCTTCATAACGGATGACGTTGAAAACATAAAGCGACAGTGTAACGAAGAGACTTACGTTTTCGGGGGTAGCTTGATACTCTTCCCAGACAGAATTAGGAAGTTGAAGGATAAGGAGAAGGCCACGATTTTCGTCTATAAGGGGTTTAAAATGGAGGCGCTTGAGGCAGAAGCGGATGTGAAGGACGCGGTTTTAGCTTTCTGCACGCGGGCCGGTGACGCGTATCTAAAAAGGCTGCTTGGTGAAAGTGAAGATGCGAGCATCGGGACAATAGTAGTAGGTTTTAACCTTGAAAAAAGAGGAGAGGACAAAGAGTTGGAGGGAAAGTGTTAGTTTAGTACTTGTAGAAGCCTTTTCCAGTCTTTCTTCCCAGCTCGCCCTTAGCGACCATCTCTTTGAGCAGTGGGTGTGGTGTGAGCAAGGCTTTGAGGTTGTCTATGTGTCCATACTTCTTCGCTAGTTCTTCTAGCTGCTGGACTACGACATCTATTCCAAAGCTGTCAGCCAGCTCAAGCACGCCAAACGGCATGTTGAATCCTAATTTCACGGCCTTGTCGACATCTTCTGGTGTTGCAACCTTGTTGGCGACGAGCTCGGCTGCTATGTTTATCGAGAGGTATATCCCCCAGAATGGCTGGAACTTCTGCTCGGCGGCCTTAGCCGTGCTTTCATTCCACACAGATGGAACTTGCCACTTCTTCTCAGGGTACTTGTAGAAGCCCTCCCCCGTCTTAACGCCAAGCTTACCCTCCTTAAAGAGCTTCTCAATTATCGGCGGCACCTTGAACTTGCTTGGCTCACGCTCCTCAAAGAACTTCATAACGTGGTAGTTCGTGTCTATACCAGTGTAGTCCATAAGGCCTAGAGCGCCCATCGGCTGACCAGCTCTCAAGTGGAGAACCGAGTCTATCTCCTCAGGCTTGAGAATCCCTTCACTTATAAGCCAGCAGAAGAATATCCCGGGCGGAGTCATAACCCTGTTAGCTATGAAGCCGGGTACATCCTTCTTGCAGTATACCGGGTCCTTGCCCAGCTTCTTCGCAAGATCGTACGTCACTTTGGCTGTCTCATCACTAGTTTTTTCGCCGTATATGACCTCGACCAGCCTCATCAGCTGCGGCGGGTTGAAGAAGTGCATCCCCACAACTTTGTCCGGCCTCTTCGTCGCCTTAGCAATCTCAGTTATCGAAAGCGAGCTCGTGTTAGACGCGAGTATGGCGTGAGGCGGGCATATTTTGTCTAGCTCTTTGAATGTCTCCTGCTTAAGGCTCATGACTTCGGGTATCGCCTCTATTACGAAGTCCGCCTCTTTGGCCGCCTCCTTGAGGTCTAGCGTTGTAGATATCCTTCCCAGCGTGGCTTTAGCGTCAGCCTCGGAAATCTTCTGCTTCTCCACAAGTTTGCTGAGACTCCACTGAATCTTCTGCATTCCCGAGTCGAGAAACTCCTGCTTTATGTCACGCAGCCAGACCTTGTAACCGGCCATGGCGCAGATCTGGGCTATACCGTGACCCATCAGGCCTGCGCCTAGAACTGTTATAGTCTTGATATCCTCAACTTTCATTTCACACCATCCTCCAACACGCTCGTCCAGCTAGAGATTGAAACTCTCTATTAAGTCTTTCCCTCTACCCCTGGAAGGCTGGAGCTATTTTCTCCATATATGTTTTAAGCACGTACTTTGGATCTGGCCCGATGTTTATGAGGAGGAAGTGTCTGACGCCAGCTTTCCTGAACTCCTCTATCTTTTCTATGCAGTCTTTCGGTGTTCCGACTATGAAGAAGTCTGTGAGCATTTCGTCTGTAACTTGCTCTGAGAGTTTAACCAGTTGCGTGAGCATTTCGTTTTCCACAAGCAACTCCTCGAAGTAATACCTCTTGGAGAACTCCTCGGGGATGTTTAAAGTGTACCCTGCCTGCTCGACTTTCTCCACGGTTGATATCAGCATTCCTTTGTAGAGGCGGGCCCTTTCCAAGGCCTTCTCGTAGCTTTCGTCAACCGCCGTGTACACTTGGAGAGAAGTGTCTATGTCTCTTATGCTCCGGCCAGCCCTCTCCGCCCCCCTCTTAACATCCTCCAAGTTTTCCCTGTACGTTTTCGGCGTCTCGGTTATGGGCATCCACCCCTCGCAAAGCTCCCCGGCGAGCTCCCTCGTCTTTGGACCATTTGCACCGAGGTATATCGGTATGGTCTTCTGGACAGGTGTGATCTGGAGGAAGGCGTTCCTAAACTTGAAGTACGTTCCATTGTAGGAGAACTTCTCACCTGACCAAAGCTTCTTCAGAACCTCCACACCTTCTCTAAGTCTCGTGTAAGGGCGCCCCCATTCTATGCCGAAAGGTTTAATGTTCATCGCCTCTCCCGCTCCCAAGCCAAGGAAGGCCCTACCACCAGACAAATGGTCGATAGTAGCCATAACTTGAGCGAGGACGGACGGGTGATACCTTACCACGTCTGAAACTCCGGTTCCAAGTCTCACCCTCTTAGTTGTCATCGAGAGCGCCGACATAAGGCTCAGTGCGTTCGGCGTGAAGCCGGGAGGCACCATCAGCGTGTGATCCGGGATAATCAGCGAGAAGTAGCCTGCCTCGTCAATCATCCCAGCGATTTTCAAAATCTTGTCCATAGGAGGTAGAGGAGGAGGCAAAAGCATACCGAACTTCACTTCAGACAAGCTAACCCCTCCAACTGGAAAACACTCCTATTCACTGAAATTAAAAGCTTTGCTCGCAAAACACATGTCGAAAGCCCAAGTAGCCTTCACAAAGCTAAACCCCACCAAGCGAAGATGCCAAGTGGGCGCCAAAACAGCAACCGTTTAGGCAGACTCAACAGAGTGCAACACCACCCGCAAGATTCCCCGGCTAGCCAGAAGACAAGACACCCTCTCCAAGAACCCGTGAACACACGCCAGAGCCCACCCAGGCCACGACCCACCAAACGAGAGTATAGGACAACTCTCTGAAGGAAAGAACAGCAAAGCCAGCTTACCCAAGGCCAAAAATCACCGGCTCCTCCAAAACTTCAAAACCCTCAATCGGTGACGCACTCACCCTCTCTTAAATAACCCACCAGCCAAACTAAATATCAATATTATTTTAATTTAGTAATGTTTATAATGTAGCTTAGGTCGGACTTCTCTGATGGTGGTCGGTTTGTTTGACATTGTTTTGAGTGAAGAGGAGAAAAGGATTAGGGATGAGGTTAGGGAGTTCGTTAGGCGCGAGATAACCAGTGAGTATCTTAACATGCTTGACAGGGATGAGCTCGACTTCCCCTTGGAAGTTTACAGGAAGTTTGGTGAGAGAAACCTTCTTGGGATCAGGTTTCCGAGGGAGTATGGTGGGCGTGGGAGTACTTGGGTGGCTGAGTGCGCTGCTGTCGAAGAGGTTGGTGTCGTCGGCTCAGCTATAGGGTGCGCTTACTCCATGCCCAGCATTGTTGGTGAGGCGCTTTACCACTTTGGGACTGAGGAGCAGAAGAGGAAGTACCTTGTGCCCATGCTTAAGGGGAAACTGGTTTCGGCTGAGGCGCTGACGGAGCCCCGCGGGGGCGGTGGCTCAGACTTCTTTGGAACGACGACCGTTGCCCGGAAGGAAGGCGAGTATTATATCCTCAATGGGGAGAAGAGGTTTATAGCTGGAGGCAAGACAGCGGACTTCATACTGGTTTACGCTAGGACGAACCTCGACCCCAGTGTTCCCGGCCATAGGGCTATAAGTGCCTTCATAGTTGAAAGGAACATGGGTGTCGAAGTCGCATACTCCTACAAGCTCCTCGGCTTTAGAGGGATGGGGACCTCGCGGCTGGTTTTCAAGGATGTTCAAGTTCCAGCCGAGAACCTCCTCGGAAGGGAGAACGAGGGAGCGGCTATATTCAACAAGATGATGGTGCCGGAGAGGCTTACGTCCGCCGCTGGGGCGATAGGTGGCGGCCGGGCGGCACTAGATGTCGCGATAAGGTATAGCATTCTGAGGAAAGCCTTCGGTAGACCTATAAGGGACTTTCAAGGGGTGAGCTTCAAGGTTGCTGACAGCGTGATGAAACTTGACGCGGCGAGGGCTCTGACGTATATGGCTGCTAGGACAGCTGACCTTGGGCTTGACGCTAGGAGGCTTGTTGCTGAGGCTAAGGCGTTTGCCACAGAGGCGGCATGGGAGGCTGTGAACAACGCCATGCAAATACTAGGAGGGATAGGATACACCACTGTTTACCCGGTGGAAAGGGCGCTCAGAGACGCGCGCTTGGGCCTCATATGGACTGGGTCGAACGAAGTCATGAGGATGATAATACAGCACGAGGTTTACAAAGAGTACTTGAAAGGGGAAAGGCCGCCTGTCAGGGACGTAGAGGAAGACGCCGCGGACGCCGACAAGACAGAGGAGAAGAGGTATGAGTGAGCCAAGCGTTGTAAAGGTTAGCTTTGACGCGCAAATCAAATAGTTTTTAGGGAAGTGAGACAATACAATTAGTCTGTGTTCTCTCGTACTGGGTGAGAGGTGTTTCGTTTTGAAGGCGTGCGTTTTAGGTTGCGGCACTGTTGGTGGAACGGCCGCGATGATCCTGGGCGGCAGCGAGCTGTTCGACGAAATAGTCTTGGGAGATATTCGAGTGGAAGCTGCGAAGAGGATAGTCCCGTTCTGCAAGTGCAAGACTGAGGCTAAGCGTGTAGACGTGAACAACAAGAACAGTTTGAAGAAGTTTATGAGAGGCGCGGACGTCATATTAAACTGTACGGGTCCGTTCTACGAGTATGGACCAAAGGTTTTAAGGGCCGCGATAGAGGCCGGGGTAAACTATGTTGACGTATGCGACGACTTGGACGCGACGCTTGAGCAGCTGAAAATGGACGAGGACGCGAAGAAAGCGGGTGTGACCGCGCTCATAGGCATGGGCAGCTCGCCTGGTCTCGCCAACGTGATAGCGAAGTACTGCGCTGAGAACCTCTTGGACGAAACAGAGGCCATAGACATACTCCACGTTCACGGAGGGGAGGCGAGTGAGGGAGCTGCTGTGATAAAGCACAGGATACACTCGATGATGATGGACATACCAATGTTCCTAGACGGGAAAATGGTGACAGTTAGGCTTTTCGAGGAGAGTGGGAGGGCCCTTGAGACGGACGTGGAGTTCCCGGAAATCGGAACATACCGTGTCCACGCGTACCCCCACCCTGAAACGATAACCCTGCCAAAGTACATCAAGGGAGTTAAGAGGGTGACAAACCTCGGCACGGTTGCGCCTCCAAAGTACATTAACCTCATAAAGGACGTAGTCAGGCTCGGGATGACCAGCGAGGAGCCCATAGAAGTGCAGGGGCGAAAGGTCGTCCCGCTGGAGTTCGCGGTCGCTTTCATACTCTCGCAGAGAGAAAAGATACTCAAGGAGGCCGGCATGACTCAAGCCATGGGGTGTCTCAAGATAGACGTTAAGGGGAAGAAGAAGGGGGAAGAAGTAACATACTCGTTCTCCTTCACATCTAAAGGGGCGGGGATGGGTGAAGGAACAGGGATACCAGCAGCAATAGGAACAATATTAATGGCGCAGGGGAAAGTCCACGGGAAAGGTGTGCTCCCACCGGAGGCTTGCCTAGACCCAATGGATGTCCTAAAGTTGGCACAAGAGATCCTCAAGCGCATGGGGGCTAAAGGCATACCCCTCATAGTGGAGATCACAGACAAGAAGGGCAAGAGAAGGGTTAAACTAGAAGAAGTCATACCCGGGCTAGCCTAAACCCCCCTTTTTCCCTCTGACTCCACTAACCTGCATGTTGAAAACCCATAGTATGCGACTTTTACTCGTCCAACTAAAACTTGAAAAGAGAAAGATGTTCTATTAGACGATTAATAGAAGAGCTATGCAGATGAGAAGCAAGGTTGGCTGGAGAGATGCTCTCCCCTCATTAGGGAACGTGAAATTTAACTCATCTTCGTTGCAGGCTTCATTGTAGAAAAAAGGGTGTTCCGCCTTGGAGGCTGCTTTACTTGTTTTTGGTGACAAGTACGATAGGTTGAGGAGGTTCATCCTTGATAAGGGGAGAAATGGTGTTGTCGTCGCCTTTTCCGGCGGTGTTGATAGTTCCACACTGGCCGCTGTATGTCGCAGACTGCTGGGGGACAAGGCTGCCGCGGTAACCGTGGTTTCGCCACTCCACCCTCCCGAGGAGGTCGAAGAGGCGTGCAGGGTCGCGCGTGAGATAGGTGTGAGACACCTTCTTGTTGAGGGTGACCAGCTTTCAGATGAGAACTTTGTCCGGAACATGGAGGACAGGTGTTACCACTGCAAGAAGGGTATGTTGAAGACGCTGAGGAAGGTTGCAGACGAACTCGGGTTTGAGGCGATTTTCGAGGGGACGAGCTTCTCGGATTTGGGGGGTCATAGGCCTGGGTGGAAGGCTGTCATTGAAGTGGACCGTGTTTACAGCCCGTGGGTTGAAGCGAGGTTCACGAAGGACGAAATTAGGGCGTTTGCCAGGGCGCTGGGTCTCTCGGTGCACGACAAGCCCTCAACAGCGTGCCTAGCAACGCGCATACCCTTTAATGAAAGGATAACAGTCGAGAAGCTTGTAAGGGTAGGTAGGGCTGAAAGCGTCGTGAAGCGCATAGCAGGGGTAAGGCAGGTTAGGGTGAGAGATCACTGCGGATTGGCGAGGATAGAGGTTAGCAGGAGTGAGCTCGAAAGGATGCTCAGCTTAGAAGTGTTGGACTCCGTTGCTAGGGAACTTAAAAAACTCGGTTTCAACTATGTCACCTTAGACTTGGAGGGGTATAGGGAGGGGAGCATGCTTCTAACGGCCAGAGGCTCTGGTAGCTAGCCTGAAAGCTGGTGGTAAGCTTTGGGAGCAACGTTGAGAAAAGTGTTCTCGAAGCACAGAGTATTTGTCCACTCTTCTTAGGGGTTTTCAGCACTTGAAGAAGAGCCAGCCGTCTTTCACTTTTTCAAACCTTATCAGGCAGTATCGTCCCCTCAGTTTTTCCCCCTTCATGTAGACGACTATCTCCTTGTCGGTCCACTTCTCCTCCTCGTAAACCCCCCGGTCCCATATTTCCACTTTCCCCGCTCCATACTCCCCTTCGGGGATTATCCCTTCGAAGGACGCGTAGTCTAATGGGTGGTCTGCTACGGCTACAGCGAGCCTTTTCACGCCCCTTGTAGTCGGCGGCTCTTTGGGTACCGCCCAGCTTTTAAGAACACCGTCTTTCTCCAGTCTTAAATCCCAGTGCAGGTGGCTGGCGTAATGCTTCTGGATAACATAAATTCTTTCAGAACTCTTCACGAGATAATTGAAGCCTAGTGCTCCCAATAAAAATTTAACTTTCATGGGTCGGCGCCGGTTCCTTCCCTTGGAAAACTCTAAACATTTAAGCCCACAAGCAGCGTTTGAGAATGAGAAAAGTAAATAAGCCAGGTGGAATGAGAGTTGGCTCGCAAGGGAGGGGAATAGTATGTGGAATGTTGTTATCGCTGGTTACTTGAGGACGCCCATCTCCCGTTCTCGGCCAAGAGAGCCTGAAAAAGATGTGTTTAACAGTTTGAGGGCGGACGAGCTAGCTGCGATAGTTGTCAGAGAACTCGTGGAGCGGTCTGGGATAGACAAGAAGGACATTGACCACTGCATAATGGGGTGTGCCAACCAGTCTGGGGAACAGTTCAACTATGGTGGAAGGCTGATAAGCCTCCAGGCTGGGCTGGAGTTTGAGACACCGGCTCTCGGCGTTGAACGACAATGCGGCTCAGCAATGACTGCGATCGGGATAGGGGCAATGGAGATAGAGACAGGGGTCTCCGAAGTAGTCATAGCAGGCGGCTACGAGCACATGACTCACGTTCCCATGGGTGCAAACGTGAACCCCAACCCGGAGTACATAAAGAGGGAGAAGAGGTTCGACTGGATGATAGCGTTCAACATGGGCTTAACGGCGGAAAAGCTCGCTGAAGAGTCAGGCATAACAAAACAGGAAATGGACGAGTGGTCCCTGAGAAGCCACCAGCTCGCCGCTAAAGCGTACAGGGAGGGCTACTTCAAAGGCGAAATCCTCCCGATAGAGGTCACATTGCCAGACGGCAAGAAAACGGTGATAGACCGGGATCAGAGTATTAGGGAGGACACGACGCTCGAAAAGATTGCCAGTCTACCTCCGGCGTTCAAGCCGGGTGGCGTAATAACTGCTGGCAACTCGTCCCCCCTAAACGCCGGCGCTGGTGCAGTCCTCTTGATGAGCGAAAGGAAGGCTAAAGAGTACGGCATTGAGCCTATGGCATACGTGAGGTACGCTGCCTGGGCCGGAGTAGACCCAAGCGTTATGGGCAAGGGCCCCGTCCCGGCCTCAAGGAAAATATTGAAGAAGGCTAACCTCAAGGTGAGCGACATAGACTTCTGGGAGATAAACGAGGCGTTCGCCGTCGTGACACTTTACTGCATAAAAGAGCTCGGCATAAACCCGGACATCGTAAACGTTAAGGGCGGAGCGATAGCCATCGGCCACCCGCTGGGCATGACTGGAGCAAGACTGACGGGAACGCTAGCGAGAATACTAAACCTCATGGATGGCAGGTATGGCATCGCGACAATGTGCTGTGGCGGAGGACAGGGAACGGCAGTCCTAATAGAAAGACCGTGAACACCCCTCCCCCTATTTTGATTTTTAGAGGAAAGAAAGAGGCAGGGATGTGAACCTGGCTACCGCTAGTTGCAACGTGAAACTCTTAGAAGCTTAGGGGAGGCTTGCCAACCCCTCGTTAAAGCATCCCGTCTGCGGCCAGGGATGGTGAGGGGGGAGATTTTTTAGACGAAAAGAGGCTACGTTAATGTTCCACGTTGCTGTGCTCCGTCCCGGGACACTAAATAGCCGACTGCGCTGTTAATAGTTCAGCGTTATAACGGCGAGCCACGGTTAATGATCGTTACCTAATACGAACCCCCCTTTTCAGCCTTCTAAGGGAAACCGGCTGGAGTGCGTAGAATGCAATGTAGAGCCCCCTCTTGGGGTCAACGAACCCGGTTGGGATTCAAGCGTCATGTGGAGTTGGGGCTTAACACCTGCAATCGAAGCCCTCAGAGTTTGAGCGCTTTGGTTTCAACTGTGTTGCGACAGGTGCGTTTACGCCTAGGGTGCCGTTGATCTTGTGCCGCAAAAGAGTTACATTTTTGCCAGTGTTATTGGCATTTAGCGGCTTACTTGGCTAAAGTTAGGATCGACAGGTTTGGGAGGATATTGATACCAAGAACATGCTCTCCTCGGGGGAAGTTTAAAAAAAGAAAGGTCAAAAAAGGGAGGTGGATTCTCTCTTATTCTCCCTTGAACTGTGGTGCCCGCTTTTCTAGGAAGGCCATAACTCCTTCCATGGCGTCTTTGCTCGCGCTCGCTATGGATGCTAGGGCGCCCTCAAGGATTAATCCGCTACTTATTGGAGCTTCTGCTCCGAAGTTGAGCGCGTACTTCGTTACACGCTGGGCTATAGGCGGTCCCTGTGCGAGCTTCATAGCGAAGGCTCTAACCTCTTCCTCAAACTTCTCCCGCGGCACCACTTTGTTGACGAGACCTATCCTGTAGGCTTCCTGGGCGCTTATCGGCTCAGCTATCAGGCAGAGCTCCTTAGCCTTTGCTAGGCCGACGAGACGTACCAGTCTCTGTGTTCCACCCCACCCTGGGATGATGCCTCTTTGAAGCTCGGGCTGACCTATTTGGGCATCCTCAACAGCTATCCTGAAGTCACATGCCAGTGCGAGCTCGCACCCTCCTCCCAGGGCGAACCCGTTTATGGCCGCTATAACTATCTTGGGGAACCTTTCAATCTTCTGCGTCACTTTCGCCATGTACATTGCCGTCTCAAGCATGCCTACAACTTGCGCAGTTCCTTTCGTCTGCATAAGCGTCAGCGGCAATGGCTCCTTTAAGTCTGCCCCAGCCGAGAAGAACCTGTCACCGGACCCGGTTATTATCACGACGCGCGTGTCCTTGTCAAACCAGAGCTCGTCGAGCGCCTTGTCAAGCTCGTCTATGAGCTTCTGGTTTATCGCGTTAGCCTTAGGCCTGTTAAGTATTATCCATGCTAGTGGCGGCTCTTTCTTTAAAATTATGGTCTCGTATGTGGACAAGACACACCCTCCTTCGGCTTACAAGTTAGGTGGAACTGCAACTGACTTATAAGTTTTGCCGAACACACGCGTCTATCGAAGCTCTGAAACACCTTAAGCAGCGCTTTACATGCCCCTCTTAGAAAGAAATAAGTGTGTTCGCAGAAAGGTAATCTTGAGTGCTGTCCTTCTTCTAGCTGTGGTTGGTTCTGAATTTTCGGAGGGAGGCGAGTTGGAGGCTGAAAGCGAGTTAATTAGGGAGGCGGCAAGGGTTCTCTCGAGGTCCAGGTATGCGGTGGCACTTACAGGTGCCGGGGTTTCAACTGAGTCGGGGATCCCGGATTTCAGGGGGCCATCCGGGGTATGGACGAAGAATCCTGAAGCAGAGAGGAAAGCCTACGAGGTTTATGAGAAGTTTCTTAGGGATCCGAAGGCATACTGGGAGGATGTGTTGAGGGGGCCTTCACTCTTAGGTGATATTTGGAAGGCGCAGCCGAACCCTTCGCACTACGCGCTGGCGGAGTTGGAGCAGATGGGGATTCTCAAGTGCGTTATCACGCAAAACATTGACAACTTACACCAGAAGGCTGGTAGTAGAAACGTCTTAGACTTCCACGGGAACATCTTCAAGCTCAGGTGCGTGAGCTGTGGTACGAGGTACGAACGGGTCAACTTCAACGTGGCTGAGGTCTTGTCGAGAGGCGACGTCCCTAGGTGTAGTAGGTGCAATTACCCGTTAAAATCGGACGTCGTCTACTTTGGCGAGCCGATTCCGGGCGACGTTTACGAGAAAAGCTTGGAGGAAGTTAGAAGGTGTGATGTTATGATTGTCGCTGGGACCTCGGCTGTTGTGTACCCAGCGGCATACCTTCCAAGGTTAGCGAAGTTCAAGCCGAACCCAGCGGTGATCATTGAAGTTAACGCCCAGCCTACGCCGCTGACGGAAGAAGTGACAGACTACTTCATTCAGGGCTTAACCGGAAAAATACTCCCAAAAATAGTTGAAGAAGTTAAGCGATTGAGGGAAGGGCACGCGTGAAGCTGGGGGATTAATGAGCTGAAGTACACGTGCTTGAAGGATTTTGGTTCCAAAGGACGCTGACATGCTAGGCGTGTTCCCGGTGATCCCTGCGGCTTCTGCGGGGGGTGCAGCGGTGTCACCTTCACACTACTTCCTTTAAGCTCAGCGCACTCACGTAGCTCCCA
This window of the Candidatus Jordarchaeales archaeon genome carries:
- the larE gene encoding ATP-dependent sacrificial sulfur transferase LarE, which translates into the protein MEAALLVFGDKYDRLRRFILDKGRNGVVVAFSGGVDSSTLAAVCRRLLGDKAAAVTVVSPLHPPEEVEEACRVAREIGVRHLLVEGDQLSDENFVRNMEDRCYHCKKGMLKTLRKVADELGFEAIFEGTSFSDLGGHRPGWKAVIEVDRVYSPWVEARFTKDEIRAFARALGLSVHDKPSTACLATRIPFNERITVEKLVRVGRAESVVKRIAGVRQVRVRDHCGLARIEVSRSELERMLSLEVLDSVARELKKLGFNYVTLDLEGYREGSMLLTARGSGS
- a CDS encoding 3-hydroxyacyl-CoA dehydrogenase, which codes for MKVEDIKTITVLGAGLMGHGIAQICAMAGYKVWLRDIKQEFLDSGMQKIQWSLSKLVEKQKISEADAKATLGRISTTLDLKEAAKEADFVIEAIPEVMSLKQETFKELDKICPPHAILASNTSSLSITEIAKATKRPDKVVGMHFFNPPQLMRLVEVIYGEKTSDETAKVTYDLAKKLGKDPVYCKKDVPGFIANRVMTPPGIFFCWLISEGILKPEEIDSVLHLRAGQPMGALGLMDYTGIDTNYHVMKFFEEREPSKFKVPPIIEKLFKEGKLGVKTGEGFYKYPEKKWQVPSVWNESTAKAAEQKFQPFWGIYLSINIAAELVANKVATPEDVDKAVKLGFNMPFGVLELADSFGIDVVVQQLEELAKKYGHIDNLKALLTPHPLLKEMVAKGELGRKTGKGFYKY
- a CDS encoding LLM class flavin-dependent oxidoreductase, whose product is MKFGMLLPPPLPPMDKILKIAGMIDEAGYFSLIIPDHTLMVPPGFTPNALSLMSALSMTTKRVRLGTGVSDVVRYHPSVLAQVMATIDHLSGGRAFLGLGAGEAMNIKPFGIEWGRPYTRLREGVEVLKKLWSGEKFSYNGTYFKFRNAFLQITPVQKTIPIYLGANGPKTRELAGELCEGWMPITETPKTYRENLEDVKRGAERAGRSIRDIDTSLQVYTAVDESYEKALERARLYKGMLISTVEKVEQAGYTLNIPEEFSKRYYFEELLVENEMLTQLVKLSEQVTDEMLTDFFIVGTPKDCIEKIEEFRKAGVRHFLLINIGPDPKYVLKTYMEKIAPAFQG
- a CDS encoding acetyl-CoA C-acetyltransferase, whose amino-acid sequence is MWNVVIAGYLRTPISRSRPREPEKDVFNSLRADELAAIVVRELVERSGIDKKDIDHCIMGCANQSGEQFNYGGRLISLQAGLEFETPALGVERQCGSAMTAIGIGAMEIETGVSEVVIAGGYEHMTHVPMGANVNPNPEYIKREKRFDWMIAFNMGLTAEKLAEESGITKQEMDEWSLRSHQLAAKAYREGYFKGEILPIEVTLPDGKKTVIDRDQSIREDTTLEKIASLPPAFKPGGVITAGNSSPLNAGAGAVLLMSERKAKEYGIEPMAYVRYAAWAGVDPSVMGKGPVPASRKILKKANLKVSDIDFWEINEAFAVVTLYCIKELGINPDIVNVKGGAIAIGHPLGMTGARLTGTLARILNLMDGRYGIATMCCGGGQGTAVLIERP
- a CDS encoding acyl-CoA dehydrogenase family protein, translating into MVVGLFDIVLSEEEKRIRDEVREFVRREITSEYLNMLDRDELDFPLEVYRKFGERNLLGIRFPREYGGRGSTWVAECAAVEEVGVVGSAIGCAYSMPSIVGEALYHFGTEEQKRKYLVPMLKGKLVSAEALTEPRGGGGSDFFGTTTVARKEGEYYILNGEKRFIAGGKTADFILVYARTNLDPSVPGHRAISAFIVERNMGVEVAYSYKLLGFRGMGTSRLVFKDVQVPAENLLGRENEGAAIFNKMMVPERLTSAAGAIGGGRAALDVAIRYSILRKAFGRPIRDFQGVSFKVADSVMKLDAARALTYMAARTADLGLDARRLVAEAKAFATEAAWEAVNNAMQILGGIGYTTVYPVERALRDARLGLIWTGSNEVMRMIIQHEVYKEYLKGERPPVRDVEEDAADADKTEEKRYE
- a CDS encoding NAD-dependent deacylase, which encodes MPLLERNKCVRRKVILSAVLLLAVVGSEFSEGGELEAESELIREAARVLSRSRYAVALTGAGVSTESGIPDFRGPSGVWTKNPEAERKAYEVYEKFLRDPKAYWEDVLRGPSLLGDIWKAQPNPSHYALAELEQMGILKCVITQNIDNLHQKAGSRNVLDFHGNIFKLRCVSCGTRYERVNFNVAEVLSRGDVPRCSRCNYPLKSDVVYFGEPIPGDVYEKSLEEVRRCDVMIVAGTSAVVYPAAYLPRLAKFKPNPAVIIEVNAQPTPLTEEVTDYFIQGLTGKILPKIVEEVKRLREGHA
- a CDS encoding saccharopine dehydrogenase NADP-binding domain-containing protein is translated as MKACVLGCGTVGGTAAMILGGSELFDEIVLGDIRVEAAKRIVPFCKCKTEAKRVDVNNKNSLKKFMRGADVILNCTGPFYEYGPKVLRAAIEAGVNYVDVCDDLDATLEQLKMDEDAKKAGVTALIGMGSSPGLANVIAKYCAENLLDETEAIDILHVHGGEASEGAAVIKHRIHSMMMDIPMFLDGKMVTVRLFEESGRALETDVEFPEIGTYRVHAYPHPETITLPKYIKGVKRVTNLGTVAPPKYINLIKDVVRLGMTSEEPIEVQGRKVVPLEFAVAFILSQREKILKEAGMTQAMGCLKIDVKGKKKGEEVTYSFSFTSKGAGMGEGTGIPAAIGTILMAQGKVHGKGVLPPEACLDPMDVLKLAQEILKRMGAKGIPLIVEITDKKGKRRVKLEEVIPGLA
- a CDS encoding enoyl-CoA hydratase-related protein; the protein is MSTYETIILKKEPPLAWIILNRPKANAINQKLIDELDKALDELWFDKDTRVVIITGSGDRFFSAGADLKEPLPLTLMQTKGTAQVVGMLETAMYMAKVTQKIERFPKIVIAAINGFALGGGCELALACDFRIAVEDAQIGQPELQRGIIPGWGGTQRLVRLVGLAKAKELCLIAEPISAQEAYRIGLVNKVVPREKFEEEVRAFAMKLAQGPPIAQRVTKYALNFGAEAPISSGLILEGALASIASASKDAMEGVMAFLEKRAPQFKGE
- a CDS encoding DNA polymerase ligase N-terminal domain-containing protein — protein: MGALGFNYLVKSSERIYVIQKHYASHLHWDLRLEKDGVLKSWAVPKEPPTTRGVKRLAVAVADHPLDYASFEGIIPEGEYGAGKVEIWDRGVYEEEKWTDKEIVVYMKGEKLRGRYCLIRFEKVKDGWLFFKC